A window from Nycticebus coucang isolate mNycCou1 chromosome X, mNycCou1.pri, whole genome shotgun sequence encodes these proteins:
- the GPR50 gene encoding melatonin-related receptor — translation MEPTLVVPTSSSCIGCKGSQPDYPPALITFMFCAMVVTVVVDLIGNLMVILAVMKNKKLRNSGNIFVVSLSAADMLVAVYPYPLMLHAMSVGGWDLGHFQCQMVGFITGLTVVGSIFNIMAIAINRYCYICHSLQYERIFSMRSTCIYLVVTWIMTVLAVLPNMYIGVIEYDPRTYTCVFNYLDNSVFAVTIVCIHFVLPLLIVGFCYMKIWMKVLAARAPAGQNPDNQLAEVRNFLTMFVIFLLFAVCWCPINVLTVLVAVGPKEMASKIPNWLYLAAYFIAYFNSCLNAVIYGLLNDNFRREYWTIFHALRHPILFVSGLITDILETREARALARARARAYDLAREQAREQDRASACPVEEIPTNVRNVPLPGDAAAGLPEPASGLPEPASSHPEPASGLPKPASGHPKPHSRSAYRKPASSHHKSAFSHSKPASGHPKSGTVYPKPVSVHFKADSIHFKPASVHFKGDSVHFKAASSHPKPVIGHHVSASSHSKSAFSSATSHRKPTAGYTKPTASHPKPTTADYPQPAIAGHPEAATTSPPGPAAASHPELSTSYCPEISVTSDPEPDIADLPEPDAMIDLPVPTTIVTSAASDYREVVVIDFDVEDDSDEMAV, via the exons ATGGAGCCTACCCTGGTGGTTCCCACCTCATCTAGCTGTATCGGCTGTAAGGGGTCCCAGCCGGACTACCCACCAGCTCTAATCACCTTTATGTTCTGCGCAATGGTTGTTACCGTTGTCGTTGACCTGATCGGCAACTTGATGGTCATCCTGGCTGTGATGAAGAACAAGAAGCTCCGAAACTCTG GTAACATCTTCGTAGTCAGCCTCTCTGCAGCAGATATGCTGGTGGCCGTCTACCCCTATCCTCTGATGCTCCATGCCATGTCCGTTGGGGGTTGGGATCTGGGCCATTTCCAGTGCCAGATGGTCGGGTTCATCACAGGGCTCACTGTGGTCGGCTCCATCTTCAATATCATGGCAATCGCCATCAACCGTTACTGCTACATATGCCACAGCCTCCAGTATGAGCGGATCTTCAGCATGCGTAGTACCTGCATCTACCTGGTGGTCACCTGGATCATGACTGTCCTGGCTGTCCTGCCCAACATGTACATCGGTGTCATCGAATACGATCCTCGCACCTACACCTGCGTCTTCAACTATCTGGACAACTCTGTCTTTGCTGTGACCATCGTCTGCATCCACTTCGTCCTCCCTCTCCTCATAGTGGGCTTCTGCTACATGAAGATCTGGATGAAAGTGCTGGCGGCCCGTGCCCCTGCTGGGCAGAATCCTGACAACCAACTGGCTGAGGTTCGCAATTTTCTAACTATGTTTGTGATCTTCCTCCTCTTTGCAGTGTGCTGGTGCCCTATCAATGTGCTCACTGTCTTGGTGGCTGTCGGTCCGAAGGAGATGGCAAGCAAGATCCCCAACTGGCTTTATCTTGCAGCCTACTTCATAGCCTACTTCAATAGCTGCCTCAACGCTGTGATCTATGGGCTCCTCAATGACAATTTCCGACGCGAATACTGGACCATCTTCCATGCTCTGCGGCACCCTATCCTATTCGTCTCTGGCCTCATCACTGATATTCTTGAGACAAGGGAGGCCCGTGCCCTGGCCCGCGCCCGTGCCCGTGCCTACGACCTAGCCCGTGAACAAGCTCGAGAACAAGATCGTGCCAGCGCCTGTCCTGTGGAGGAAATCCCCACGAATGTCCGGAATGTTCCACTACCTGGCGATGCTGCAGCTGGCCTCCCCGAACCTGCCTCTGGCCTCCCCGAACCTGCCTCCAGCCACCCTGAACCTGCCTCTGGCCTCCCCAAACCTGCCTCTGGCCACCCCAAGCCCCATTCCAGATCTGCCTACCGCAAGCCTGCCTCTAGCCACCACAAATCTGCCTTTAGCCATTCCAAGCCTGCTTCTGGTCACCCCAAGTCTGGCACAGTCTACCCTAAGCCTGTGTCTGTCCACTTCAAGGCTGACTCCATACATTTCAAGCCCGCCTCTGTCCATTTCAAAGGTGACTCTGTCCATTTCAAAGCTGCTTCCAGCCACCCCAAGCCAGTCATTGGTCACCATGTCTCTGCTAGCAGCCACTCCAAGTCTGCCTTCAGTTCTGCCACCAGCCATCGTAAACCCACCGCTGGCTACACCAAGCCTACTGCCAGCCACCCTAAGCCCACCACTGCTGACTATCCTCAGCCTGCCATCGCTGGTCACCCTGAGGCTGCCACCACCAGCCCTCCTGGGCCTGCTGCTGCTAGCCACCCTGAGCTCTCCACCTCCTACTGCCCTGAGATCTCTGTCACCAGCGACCCTGAGCCTGACATCGCTGACCTCCCTGAGCCTGATGCCATGATTGACCTTCCTGTCCCTACTACTATAGTCACCAGTGCTGCCAGTGATTACCGAGAGGTTGTGGTTATTGACTTTGACGTGGAAGACGATTCAGATGAAATGGCTGTGTGA